In Nitrospira defluvii, the genomic stretch ACCAGTGCATGTCCTTGCCGTTCAGCTGACGTCTCGTTGCACATCACCCGTTCTCCTCTTAGCCCGTATTATTCATGACGGTTCGTCGCGACATCGCAGAGTCATGTTGCGAGACCGGCGCGCGGAGCCGGGAGGATCCGACGCGTACTCGTGCAGTACGTTGAGGATCCGAGGGGCGAGCCCGCCGGCCGAAGGCCCGTCGCAGCCATGAATCGGTGATTGCAGCAGAAACGTCATGAATAATGCGGGTTAGGGTTACGAACCTTCTGAACTAGGTACATCTCCAGGGTCTTGAGAAGAGGGAAGGAGCGCAAAGATGGGACAGGCACACCCATAGACACGAAGGGAGGACATGATGAGCAGGACATGGACAGGTTGTCTGTCGGCCTTGCTGGCCATTTGCCTGGTCTGGCCGACCGCCTCTCACGCGGAGGCTCCACTCCCCAGTGAACCGGGGGATGATTTGCTGATCAACCAAACCTACGACGCTGTCGTTGGGTTGCTGTTTCGCGACTATTCGCTACAAGGGAACGGCCACGTGGACTATCGCACGGCTCGGCACATTCTCAGCATCTCCTACGACGATCCAACCTCGGAAGAACCGGATGTGGCCGAGTTTCCGTTGTTCTACTGGTACGACGCCGACCAGAATGGACAGTGGGCGATGTGGGTCGACCGCGAAGAGACAGGACGGCAGATCGACGCTGTTCGTTACGACTGGAAACAGGGAGAGGATCTGCTCACGCTCTACCAGAATCTGAGGAATCCCTCATGACAGCCCTACATTGCATTCCCTATAATCCCCTCCGGGGCAACGGAAGCGAACCGGTCCGACCATCGCATCGATTCCTCGATTCCTATGCACATGCGTCCCGCCCATTCACTTCGCCGAATGCCCTCCGCCATCTGGATCTTGGGCTTCGTCAGCCTTCTGATGGACGTCTCCTCGGAGATGATTCACAGCCTGCTGCCGCTGTTCATGGTCACGACGCTCGGCACGGGGACGATTGCGGTGGGAATCGTGGAAGGGTTGGCCGAATCGCTGGCCCTTATAGTCAAAATCTTTTCGGGCACGTTGAGCGACTATCTCGGCAAACGCAAGGGGCTGGCCCTCGGCGGGTATGCCATCGGAGCGCTCACCAAACCGCTTTTCGCCTGGGCACCGGACATCGGCACGCTCCTGACCGCTCGTTTGCTAGATCGACTAGGAAAAGGCATACGCGGTGCGCCGCGCGATGCACTGGTGGCGGACATCGCCCCGCCGCAGCTTCGAGGAGCGGCATTCGGCCTCCGGCAATCTCTCGACACGGTCGGTGCTTTTCTGGGTCCCTTGCTCGCCACGGGACTCATGCTGCTGTGGGCCGACAATTTTCGCGCAGTCTTCTGGGTAGCCGTCATACCAGGCCTGATGGCGGTCGCACTGCTGTTTTTCGGCATACGAGAGCCATCCTCGTCACCATCATCCCGACGAGCCAATCCCATCAATCGTGAAAATTTGTCTCGCCTCAGTCCGGCCTTCTGGTGGGTGGTGGGAATCGGCTCCGTCTTTACCCTGGCGCGCTTTAGTGAAGCGTTTCTGGTATTGCGCGCTCAACAGGGCGGCATTCCCCTCGCCCTGATTCCCCTGGTGATGGTGGCCATGAACGTTGTCTACAGTGCCTCCGCTTACCCGTTCGGCAAACTCTCAGACCGGGTGGGCCATGGACCGTTGCTCGTATACGGCCTCGCGGTGCTGCTCGGCGCCGACCTCGTGCTGGCCGCCGGCGATCACTGGAGCGTAGTCCTGGGCGGCGTGGCGCTGTGGGGGATTCACATGGGGATGACGCAAGGTCTACTCGCCACCATGGTGGCAGACAGGGCACCATCGGATCTGCGCGGAACCGCGTACGGCTGTTTCAACCTGGCTTGCGGACTGGCCATGCTAACGGCCAGCACACTGGCGGGATACCTCTGGGACCGTCTTGGTGCGGCGTTTACGTTTTATGCAGGCGCCTGCTTCTGCCTGCTCGCCATCGTCGGCACCCTGTGTGCTCCGACGTTGCCGGATCGACGGCTGCGCTAAGGAATGGATCGACTCCCTTGTCCGCCATCCGAAAGACTGCCGAGAATGACGACGCGCGGGCCCTCCAAGATGGGAAGGAGCGTTCCTGAGTCTGTTCGATCTCCGATCACCCAATCATACAAACGCTTGGCATCGTCCAATACCGGATCGGCCGGCTCTCCGTAATACCGGCGCTGCATCCGCTCATCGGCCAACCCGATGCACCCGTGAGAGGCCGGATATCCAGGCAAATCGCGACCGTGAATCCAATAACTCACGCCCTGCGCGTTCACGTAGAACTGTAATGCATACTGCATGGGGTACGGTATGTTCGTCGCCTCGATGGCATAGAGGCAGGATCGATGAGTACGGTGAGCTGCGGTAATCCGGTAGTCTCCGACAGGAGTTTCATTGTCCGGCTCTCCCGACGCGATCGGCAAGGAGAATCGCAACGTGCCCCGTTCGTAGGCACCCAGGAACTGCTCACGGAGATCGACGACGATGAGCTGCG encodes the following:
- a CDS encoding MFS transporter; its protein translation is MPSAIWILGFVSLLMDVSSEMIHSLLPLFMVTTLGTGTIAVGIVEGLAESLALIVKIFSGTLSDYLGKRKGLALGGYAIGALTKPLFAWAPDIGTLLTARLLDRLGKGIRGAPRDALVADIAPPQLRGAAFGLRQSLDTVGAFLGPLLATGLMLLWADNFRAVFWVAVIPGLMAVALLFFGIREPSSSPSSRRANPINRENLSRLSPAFWWVVGIGSVFTLARFSEAFLVLRAQQGGIPLALIPLVMVAMNVVYSASAYPFGKLSDRVGHGPLLVYGLAVLLGADLVLAAGDHWSVVLGGVALWGIHMGMTQGLLATMVADRAPSDLRGTAYGCFNLACGLAMLTASTLAGYLWDRLGAAFTFYAGACFCLLAIVGTLCAPTLPDRRLR
- a CDS encoding L,D-transpeptidase; translated protein: MSGHTGTCYARLVQWVVLILILFASGILRGEELVPRRVIEARSPCAVHHPSDERIAWQCRRLQRGETLERLFGRRWIDVARFNRIDRRHAQPGREIKIPTRIEDVAEFTPMPPRYPVGEQEPQLIVVDLREQFLGAYERGTLRFSLPIASGEPDNETPVGDYRITAAHRTHRSCLYAIEATNIPYPMQYALQFYVNAQGVSYWIHGRDLPGYPASHGCIGLADERMQRRYYGEPADPVLDDAKRLYDWVIGDRTDSGTLLPILEGPRVVILGSLSDGGQGSRSIP